One stretch of Streptomyces sp. R21 DNA includes these proteins:
- a CDS encoding WD40 repeat domain-containing protein, with protein sequence MFEHDAGATDWGPRPEDGDGKLLNKCIYDLDAYVAPDTGHLCVVSVGLDGLINIRDVDEDVLLNSIRSHSGRILGVVFVGDGDERSVVAGGAERTVSSWNARTGELERVFQFESELFALSCLRLPSGSALVAAGDENGVVRILDTAAWPDARELNLRRPNARNLVTSTDLVSADGRLLVAVAQTADMSEGTGRVSVWDVLNGASVMDIESHDGGAAAVSWLALPDGGLLLASSGRDRVVRIWDVDTQMCLADFVLPEEVGVVRWASPGPDSAMLAAGCGDTHVHLLEVRWRALRQEGRAAPEGALFDVTAALGARSGERTQAVAWDAHPVTSPRLSAVRQDEADLYAAIAWSADGTVRHVIGRAGDIELWDPGASGAPGPYVLDSFLRDVRCLACAETTQGTLLAAGSGGRYAQVWDITQRESSLPKAFELVGAPVTAVALGDTSEGRTLVAAACAGGGARVRIWDVADGRLLAECSTASAVCGMAFTVSNDGRTVLAAGDTHHLYLWASEDEEGWIETRVGIDAQVRAVHWVSLSDGRKLLAAGLVNGRVMLWDFPDLRGPFVVDTDCGWVASIALAADSSNRVWLAVGGSRGWATYELRIDPPVRGADRAPVMRTRTVLPSIRSAAMPGLFALGQAGMWRPLGLLEDTLTLTATTRSGGLHDERRAVLREHAGVRRLRELDWPARARVALAGLLLVDADCGEMWVPPEGTGPAQWHAAFTAVSPAATGAERQPGPEVDALTAAADRVGERTVGMLTVLGPEVAAADPGLILRLIGRESDLPLLDAQGLKLLAAASLEQSKVTTHVGVATHVPGAIGVSRHGLPDQLLQTQLALPSEILTLRRLTHELLYRQHSAFVPPRPQPVTLVLDTTPPTFGGVESLLRLVGHLITTSLWQQGERPLLVTAGRPDRVVELTGPAQLMELWTSRTLYSPEETLAMALDTARAEGLPVVLLAHQHAPRPEHAPWLRLLATHHPGEPPAEGLSNGRHHFLPPSPPARQLVSTVRALLADTEGQVS encoded by the coding sequence GTGTTCGAGCATGACGCCGGTGCCACGGACTGGGGGCCGAGGCCGGAGGACGGCGACGGCAAGCTGCTCAACAAGTGCATCTATGACCTGGACGCATACGTCGCCCCAGACACCGGTCACCTGTGCGTGGTGAGCGTCGGCCTGGACGGGCTCATCAACATCCGGGACGTCGACGAGGATGTTCTGCTGAACTCCATTCGTAGCCACTCCGGGCGAATCCTCGGCGTGGTGTTCGTCGGGGACGGCGACGAGAGGTCGGTGGTGGCCGGTGGCGCCGAGAGGACGGTCTCGTCGTGGAACGCGCGCACCGGGGAGCTTGAGCGGGTGTTCCAGTTCGAATCGGAGTTGTTCGCCCTCAGCTGCCTTCGTCTGCCGAGTGGGAGTGCCCTCGTGGCCGCCGGGGACGAAAACGGCGTTGTCCGGATTCTCGACACCGCGGCCTGGCCCGATGCACGGGAGCTGAACCTGCGCCGCCCCAATGCGCGGAACCTCGTCACCTCCACGGATCTGGTGTCTGCGGACGGCAGGTTGCTCGTGGCGGTGGCCCAGACTGCGGACATGAGCGAAGGAACGGGCCGGGTTTCGGTCTGGGACGTCCTCAACGGCGCGTCCGTCATGGATATCGAATCACACGACGGGGGAGCGGCGGCCGTGTCCTGGCTGGCGCTTCCGGACGGTGGACTCCTGCTGGCCAGCAGCGGCAGGGACAGGGTGGTCCGGATCTGGGACGTGGACACCCAGATGTGCCTCGCGGATTTCGTCCTGCCCGAGGAAGTGGGTGTCGTCCGGTGGGCGTCTCCCGGGCCGGACAGCGCCATGCTGGCGGCCGGCTGCGGCGACACACATGTGCATTTGTTGGAGGTGCGCTGGAGGGCCTTGCGGCAGGAAGGGCGGGCCGCGCCGGAGGGTGCCCTCTTCGACGTGACCGCCGCGTTGGGGGCCAGGAGCGGGGAGCGGACCCAAGCAGTCGCCTGGGACGCGCACCCCGTGACGTCTCCTCGGCTGTCCGCCGTGCGGCAGGACGAGGCCGATCTTTACGCGGCCATCGCATGGTCTGCCGATGGGACAGTACGGCACGTGATCGGGCGTGCTGGGGACATCGAATTGTGGGATCCCGGTGCGAGCGGAGCGCCAGGACCATACGTGCTCGATTCGTTTCTTCGCGATGTCAGATGCCTTGCTTGTGCTGAGACCACGCAGGGCACGCTCCTCGCAGCGGGTTCCGGGGGGAGGTACGCCCAGGTGTGGGACATCACTCAGCGTGAGAGTTCACTGCCGAAAGCTTTCGAGTTGGTCGGCGCCCCCGTCACCGCGGTCGCGCTCGGCGACACGAGCGAGGGGCGAACCCTCGTGGCAGCGGCCTGCGCGGGAGGAGGCGCCCGTGTGCGGATCTGGGATGTGGCCGACGGCCGGCTCCTGGCCGAATGTTCCACCGCGAGTGCTGTGTGCGGGATGGCTTTCACCGTCAGCAATGACGGCCGGACGGTCCTGGCCGCCGGAGACACACATCATCTGTACCTCTGGGCATCGGAGGACGAGGAGGGCTGGATCGAGACCAGGGTGGGGATCGACGCGCAAGTGCGAGCGGTCCACTGGGTGTCCCTCTCCGACGGCCGTAAACTCCTCGCCGCCGGTCTCGTGAACGGAAGGGTGATGCTCTGGGACTTCCCCGATCTGCGCGGCCCTTTTGTGGTGGACACCGACTGCGGCTGGGTGGCCTCCATCGCACTCGCCGCCGACTCTTCGAACAGGGTCTGGCTCGCGGTCGGCGGAAGCCGAGGATGGGCGACGTACGAACTCCGGATCGACCCCCCTGTCCGGGGTGCGGATCGGGCGCCTGTAATGCGGACCCGCACCGTCCTCCCCTCCATCCGAAGCGCCGCCATGCCCGGCCTCTTCGCGCTCGGACAGGCCGGCATGTGGCGCCCCTTGGGCCTGCTGGAGGACACCCTCACGCTCACGGCCACCACACGCTCCGGAGGTCTGCACGACGAGCGGCGGGCGGTGCTGCGGGAACATGCGGGGGTCCGCCGGTTGCGGGAGCTGGACTGGCCCGCGCGGGCCAGGGTCGCGCTCGCCGGGCTGCTGCTCGTGGATGCCGACTGCGGGGAGATGTGGGTGCCCCCGGAAGGGACCGGGCCCGCCCAGTGGCACGCGGCGTTCACCGCGGTTTCACCCGCCGCCACCGGAGCGGAGCGGCAACCCGGGCCCGAGGTCGACGCGTTGACGGCGGCGGCCGACCGGGTCGGCGAGCGCACCGTGGGGATGCTCACCGTGCTGGGGCCGGAGGTCGCCGCCGCCGATCCGGGCCTGATCCTGCGGCTGATCGGGCGCGAATCGGATCTGCCGCTGCTCGACGCGCAGGGGCTGAAACTGCTTGCCGCGGCCTCGCTGGAACAGAGCAAGGTGACCACGCACGTCGGAGTGGCCACCCATGTACCCGGGGCGATCGGAGTCAGCCGCCACGGACTGCCCGACCAGCTTCTGCAGACCCAACTTGCCTTGCCGTCCGAGATTCTGACGTTGCGTCGGCTCACCCACGAGCTGCTGTACCGCCAGCACTCCGCCTTCGTCCCGCCGCGCCCGCAGCCGGTGACACTCGTCCTGGACACGACCCCGCCCACCTTCGGTGGTGTGGAGAGCCTGCTGAGACTGGTCGGGCATCTGATCACCACCTCGCTCTGGCAGCAGGGCGAGCGTCCGCTGCTGGTGACGGCCGGCAGGCCGGACCGCGTGGTGGAGCTGACCGGTCCGGCGCAGCTGATGGAGCTGTGGACCTCGCGCACGCTGTACTCGCCGGAGGAGACCCTGGCCATGGCGCTGGACACAGCAAGAGCCGAGGGCCTCCCCGTCGTCCTGCTCGCCCACCAGCACGCACCGCGCCCCGAGCACGCCCCGTGGCTGCGGCTGTTGGCCACGCACCATCCCGGTGAGCCGCCCGCGGAAGGCCTCTCGAACGGGCGGCACCACTTCCTGCCGCCTTCCCCGCCCGCACGGCAACTCGTGTCGACCGTACGAGCGCTGCTCGCGGACACCGAAGGGCAGGTGTCGTGA
- a CDS encoding CHAT domain-containing protein, whose product MGEPLRQAEIVALAKAFAPGPPARGLLLEAGFPPESMPSAFGVLSTDFWSMVAEAVTTGHVLDGRCRLMVAAAERLPANEVFVRSAAECRGAFGNGVLRVLVVGAQPHGQQRLRADRELRAVLEAAELGHLQVDSRPAAAVTDLRRLLDHPADVLHLACHGDGGDLLFEDTTGEEQRVSAVELARTLTTYRDHGRVRLRGLVLGSCHGDQAITPLKDLAAEGVAHTGILDDDCAVAFAGHLYRELRHAAGLASAAVLAARHTVLEDDLCQSLEDGLVVWPRPSREG is encoded by the coding sequence ATGGGGGAGCCGCTGCGGCAGGCCGAAATTGTCGCGCTGGCCAAGGCGTTCGCGCCCGGGCCGCCCGCGCGTGGCCTGCTTCTCGAAGCGGGGTTCCCGCCGGAGTCCATGCCCAGTGCCTTCGGCGTTCTGTCCACGGACTTCTGGAGCATGGTCGCGGAGGCCGTCACCACCGGCCACGTCCTCGACGGGCGGTGCCGGTTGATGGTCGCCGCGGCGGAACGCCTGCCCGCCAACGAGGTCTTCGTGCGCTCCGCGGCCGAGTGCCGGGGCGCCTTCGGGAACGGCGTTCTGCGCGTCCTGGTCGTCGGCGCCCAGCCCCACGGGCAGCAACGGCTGCGCGCCGACCGTGAGTTACGGGCGGTGCTGGAGGCCGCGGAGCTCGGCCACCTCCAGGTGGACTCCCGCCCGGCGGCGGCCGTGACCGATCTGCGCAGGCTCCTCGACCATCCGGCGGACGTGCTGCATCTCGCCTGCCACGGGGACGGCGGCGACCTGCTGTTCGAGGACACCACCGGCGAGGAACAACGCGTCTCCGCCGTCGAGTTGGCCCGCACCCTGACCACGTATCGCGACCACGGCCGCGTGCGGCTGCGAGGTCTCGTCCTCGGCAGCTGCCACGGCGATCAGGCGATCACCCCTCTGAAGGATCTCGCCGCCGAGGGCGTCGCCCACACCGGCATCCTCGACGACGACTGCGCCGTGGCCTTCGCCGGCCATCTCTACCGCGAGCTGCGCCACGCCGCGGGGCTGGCCTCCGCGGCCGTACTCGCCGCTCGGCACACCGTGTTGGAGGACGACCTGTGCCAGTCCCTTGAGGACGGCCTCGTTGTCTGGCCCCGACCTTCCCGGGAGGGTTGA
- a CDS encoding cytochrome P450 has translation MPDQPYVIDPAGADLHAEADRLRERGSAALVELPSGIPAWAPTQYETLKQLLADDRVSKDPGQHWPAWISGEYRETWVSLWVGVTNMFTAYGANHRRLRKLVSPAFTKRRTDALGPRIEEIAATLLDRMGEAPGGRVDLRSAYAHPLPMQVICELFGLPEDRRADIARLIEANMDTTATAEKAMATWQEIHELLAGLADLKREQPGDDMTTALIAARDEEGSQLTEPELIDTLLLVIGAGHETTVNLIGNAVHALLTHPDQLDRVLRREVPWSDVIEETLRWAPSIANLPLRYAVEDIKLPDGTLIPRGDAILATYAAAGRDPLKHGSDAASFDITRTDKEHLAFGHGVHYCIGAPLARLEASVALPALFERFPGLTLDETEGPARLADSFIGHGFRSLPVRLA, from the coding sequence GTGCCGGATCAGCCGTATGTCATCGACCCCGCGGGCGCCGACCTCCACGCCGAGGCCGACCGGCTGCGCGAACGCGGCTCCGCAGCCCTTGTCGAACTACCGAGTGGCATACCGGCCTGGGCCCCCACCCAGTACGAAACCCTCAAGCAACTCCTCGCCGACGACCGCGTGTCGAAGGACCCGGGTCAGCACTGGCCCGCCTGGATCAGCGGCGAGTACCGCGAGACCTGGGTCAGCCTCTGGGTCGGCGTGACCAACATGTTCACCGCCTACGGCGCCAACCACCGCCGGCTGCGCAAGCTGGTGTCGCCCGCCTTCACGAAACGTCGTACGGATGCGCTGGGGCCCCGGATCGAGGAGATCGCCGCCACTCTGCTCGACCGCATGGGCGAAGCCCCCGGCGGGCGGGTCGATCTCCGCTCCGCCTACGCGCACCCGCTCCCGATGCAGGTGATCTGCGAGCTGTTCGGACTGCCCGAGGACCGGCGGGCGGACATCGCGCGCCTCATCGAGGCCAACATGGACACCACCGCGACGGCCGAGAAGGCGATGGCCACCTGGCAGGAGATCCACGAACTCCTGGCGGGTCTGGCCGACTTGAAGCGCGAGCAGCCGGGCGACGACATGACGACCGCCCTGATCGCGGCCCGCGACGAGGAGGGCTCGCAGCTCACCGAGCCCGAACTCATCGACACCCTCCTCCTTGTCATCGGCGCGGGCCACGAGACGACGGTCAACCTCATCGGCAACGCGGTCCACGCCCTGCTGACCCACCCCGACCAGCTGGACCGGGTCCTGCGCCGCGAGGTCCCGTGGAGCGACGTCATCGAGGAGACCCTGCGCTGGGCCCCCTCGATCGCCAACCTCCCGCTGCGCTACGCCGTCGAGGACATCAAGCTTCCCGACGGCACCCTGATCCCAAGGGGCGACGCCATCCTCGCGACGTACGCGGCGGCGGGCCGTGACCCGTTGAAGCACGGCTCGGACGCGGCATCTTTCGACATCACCCGCACCGACAAGGAGCACCTCGCCTTCGGCCACGGCGTCCACTACTGCATCGGTGCCCCGCTGGCCCGCCTGGAGGCGTCCGTCGCACTCCCGGCCCTCTTCGAGCGCTTCCCCGGCCTGACCCTCGACGAGACGGAGGGGCCCGCCCGGCTCGCCGACTCCTTCATCGGCCACGGCTTCCGGTCCCTGCCGGTCCGCCTCGCCTGA
- a CDS encoding DUF2278 family protein, with product MPLKAYGVLIARAVETRREGSADTPHYQIHLTDDQGVHYRAAVNVLSQERPSELLYLVDDDFRHPVTGRLEGLTSGWNTLPSGPSGPNLDLVRGNLFDPAAMRTLPPDVEGPDNDLADLLDHYVRRAVDDPDARVYVFGERFGPEPAVRDKVFGFLPGNGVHDIHMNQGNGHRFEGDDGVWQDGGLLIHFPAQSRWVGVFLAFQSQSWHTDDLTGHTLDRDQPRPEPGGQPVRVVAALVNPRGPAPESETVTLINASPDPVDLTGWRLVDSLGHGCAVPTGPLAAGAVLLVPLTDGVQLGNHGGQITLLGADGLKVHGVSYTADQAAREGWTVVF from the coding sequence ATGCCGCTGAAGGCGTACGGCGTATTGATCGCACGGGCTGTCGAGACCCGACGAGAGGGTTCCGCCGACACCCCGCACTACCAGATCCATCTGACGGACGATCAGGGCGTTCACTACCGCGCGGCGGTCAACGTGCTGTCGCAGGAGCGGCCCTCCGAGCTGCTCTACCTGGTCGACGACGACTTCCGGCATCCCGTCACCGGCCGCCTGGAGGGATTGACGTCGGGCTGGAACACGCTGCCCTCGGGGCCCTCGGGACCGAACCTCGACCTCGTCCGCGGGAACCTCTTCGACCCGGCGGCGATGCGCACCCTGCCGCCGGATGTGGAGGGCCCCGACAACGACCTGGCCGATCTGCTCGACCACTACGTGCGCCGCGCGGTCGACGATCCGGACGCCCGGGTGTACGTGTTCGGCGAGCGCTTCGGCCCCGAACCGGCCGTCCGGGACAAGGTCTTCGGCTTCCTGCCCGGCAACGGTGTGCACGACATCCACATGAACCAGGGCAACGGTCATCGCTTCGAGGGCGACGACGGGGTCTGGCAGGACGGCGGACTTCTCATCCACTTCCCCGCCCAGTCGCGCTGGGTCGGCGTCTTCCTCGCCTTCCAGAGCCAGTCCTGGCACACGGACGACCTCACCGGCCACACCCTCGACCGGGACCAGCCCCGCCCCGAGCCCGGCGGTCAGCCGGTCCGTGTCGTGGCGGCCCTGGTCAACCCCCGGGGCCCGGCTCCGGAGTCCGAGACCGTGACGCTCATCAACGCCTCGCCCGACCCCGTCGACCTCACGGGCTGGCGCCTCGTCGACAGCCTCGGCCACGGCTGCGCGGTGCCGACCGGCCCGCTCGCCGCCGGAGCCGTCCTCCTCGTTCCGCTCACCGACGGGGTCCAACTGGGCAACCACGGGGGCCAGATCACCCTGCTGGGTGCCGACGGGCTGAAGGTGCACGGTGTCTCCTACACCGCCGACCAAGCCGCCCGAGAAGGCTGGACCGTGGTGTTCTGA
- a CDS encoding SRPBCC family protein: protein MALFLLERTSPLPPTESWRRLTDWPRHATVVPLTRVTVATPPPTRLGTVFVARSGVGPVAFDDPMEVVVWQPPEGGTSGRCRLAKRGTFVTGWAEIEVHPSDDGGSRVVWREELRVRWLPGFLDRPLAWTARRMFGRAAEGLLREA from the coding sequence GTGGCCCTCTTCTTGCTGGAACGCACGTCCCCGCTCCCTCCCACCGAGAGCTGGCGGCGGCTCACGGACTGGCCGCGCCATGCCACCGTGGTCCCGCTCACCCGGGTCACCGTGGCCACGCCCCCGCCGACCCGCCTGGGCACGGTGTTCGTGGCACGGTCGGGAGTCGGCCCGGTGGCGTTCGACGACCCGATGGAGGTCGTCGTATGGCAGCCGCCCGAGGGCGGCACCTCGGGACGCTGCCGCCTGGCCAAGCGCGGCACGTTCGTCACCGGCTGGGCCGAGATCGAGGTGCATCCGTCGGACGACGGCGGCTCACGAGTCGTGTGGCGGGAGGAACTGCGCGTGCGGTGGCTGCCCGGCTTCCTGGACCGCCCGCTGGCGTGGACGGCACGGCGGATGTTCGGGCGAGCGGCGGAGGGGTTGCTACGGGAGGCGTGA
- a CDS encoding XdhC family protein, translated as MLDIAEELHRWVEQGRDFAVATVVAVGGSAPRLPGAALAVDADGTAIGSVSGGCVEGAVYELCRQVLEDGEAVLERFGYSDEDAFAVGLTCGGVIDILVTPVRTSDPGRKVIADALAAAAVGAAAAVARIVSGPAELLGRALLVRPDGSYEGGSGAHPELDRSIAEEAAAFLDAGRTGTLEMGEQGSRCGAPLTVLVESSVPPPRMIVFGTIDFASALVRIGKFLNYHVTVCDARPVFATAARFPEADEIVVEWPHRYLERTQVDARTVLCVLTHEARFDVPLLQLALKLPVAYVGAMGSRRTHLDRNDRLREVGVTELELSRLRSPIGLDLGARTPEETALAIASEIVADRHGGSGVSLTGAHTPIHHESAQHDTPTALGGRGATTAA; from the coding sequence ATGCTGGACATCGCCGAAGAGCTGCACCGGTGGGTCGAGCAGGGACGCGACTTCGCCGTGGCCACCGTGGTGGCCGTCGGCGGCAGCGCGCCCCGCCTGCCCGGCGCCGCCCTCGCGGTGGACGCCGACGGCACGGCGATCGGCTCGGTCTCCGGCGGCTGCGTGGAGGGTGCGGTCTACGAGCTGTGCAGGCAGGTGCTGGAGGACGGTGAAGCCGTCCTGGAGCGCTTCGGCTACAGCGACGAGGACGCCTTCGCCGTGGGACTGACCTGCGGCGGCGTCATCGACATCCTGGTGACCCCGGTTCGGACGTCCGACCCGGGGCGCAAGGTGATCGCGGACGCGCTGGCCGCCGCTGCTGTTGGGGCAGCGGCGGCGGTCGCGCGGATCGTCTCAGGACCCGCCGAACTGCTCGGCCGAGCCCTGCTCGTCCGTCCCGACGGGTCGTACGAGGGCGGATCCGGCGCCCATCCGGAACTCGACCGGAGCATCGCCGAGGAGGCGGCCGCCTTCCTGGACGCCGGCCGGACCGGCACCCTGGAGATGGGCGAGCAGGGTTCCCGCTGCGGAGCACCGCTCACGGTGCTCGTCGAGTCGTCGGTCCCGCCGCCCCGCATGATCGTCTTCGGCACCATCGACTTCGCCTCCGCGCTGGTGCGCATCGGCAAGTTCCTCAACTACCACGTCACGGTGTGCGACGCCCGACCCGTCTTCGCCACCGCCGCCCGCTTCCCCGAAGCCGACGAGATCGTCGTCGAGTGGCCGCACCGGTACCTGGAGCGCACCCAGGTCGACGCCCGGACGGTGCTGTGCGTGCTGACGCACGAGGCCAGGTTCGACGTCCCGCTGCTCCAGCTCGCACTGAAGCTGCCGGTCGCCTACGTCGGCGCGATGGGCTCCCGCCGCACCCACCTGGACCGCAACGACCGCCTCCGCGAAGTCGGCGTCACCGAGCTGGAGTTGTCCCGACTCAGGTCCCCGATCGGCCTCGACCTCGGCGCCCGTACGCCTGAGGAGACGGCCCTGGCCATAGCCTCGGAGATCGTCGCCGACAGGCATGGCGGCAGCGGGGTCTCGCTCACGGGGGCGCATACGCCGATCCATCACGAGAGCGCTCAGCACGACACGCCGACCGCGCTCGGCGGGCGCGGCGCCACGACCGCCGCGTAG